One part of the Mytilus trossulus isolate FHL-02 chromosome 11, PNRI_Mtr1.1.1.hap1, whole genome shotgun sequence genome encodes these proteins:
- the LOC134690725 gene encoding uncharacterized protein LOC134690725 — protein sequence MCYQYDINENTTCCSPVCSNVSSDLQCPFGMHLLSSKIYPETCNSSNSNTTIKNMCVLSCPEDFVRITVVNTSFCLECDKFCAINFGFRQLQSNCSCPEVTTVTTPLFEITELSTQMTSILYANTVLKSSDISLAEIIVYGSAGLAVFVATVSVFCCCRWRSKFYRLQKTIQVPNRNKLSTTSSNRDHNVEEGNNYTDIHRNTYTDIPVDSQNSDPVNINTTTGGDIGTYASIPDEIKGTENLQNFSNGASGSTVEENKYEELPCRVKTKETQFTQSIQNEYVRTKKKGRQNQQPKEQPKITTDDNKYMSVHGLKRQEAKEVVQENSNTLQVPKNEYHLSTAKYESMHVGDTINKTKPPDIAKGQEKGSDSVQPVPQSNNRIHSNSTDEEKRNIISKKAGINHADLYETMANVKPIVQTTDQSASRLVTDAKHNNLEADGDPYMHSNSVEKGNIHEDMYALNCLPLKKKNSNLVSNNIPNRNIANHKNQMSDAFGNTNITGNQMPEEQIYVNTDIFSKPPCSKTNTKSKSPISTNNKQESINDNITIQNKDKRDIIMRSVSKGDKVSEVATAVGECHSDGNESVVPKVVAVVGCNSDGEMESGNLQAEAIVGCHSDGQSESENFEVKDNAGFQINEEMEPKDFKTGESRLNHSASFQSKLGHRLEQLNKNGDHESSDEDTL from the exons ATGTGTTATCAATATGATATTAATGAAAACACCACTTGCTGCTCACCTGTTTGTTCAAATGTGTCAAGTGATTTGCAGTGTCCATTCGGAATGCATCTGCTTTCATCCAAAATATATCCGGAGACATGTAACTCATCCAATAGCAAtacaacaattaaaaacatGTGCGTCTTGTCCTGTCCTGAAGACTTTGTACGAATAACAGTAGTTAATACGTCTTTTTGTTTAGAATGTGATAAATTTTGTGCGATCAACTTTGGGTTCAGACAATTACAGAGTAATTGCAGTTGTCCAGAGGTGACAACAGTAACTACGCCATTGTTTGAAATTACAGAATTATCTACACAAATGACATCCATCTTGTATGCAAATACTGTTTTAAAAAGCAGTGATATATCTTTAGCAGAAATTATAGTATATGGAAGTGCTGGGTTGGCCGTATTTGTAGCTACAGTATCTGTGTTCTGCTGCTGCCGGTGGAGATCTAAATTCTACAGACTACAAAAGACGATTCAAGTACCAAAT CGGAATAAACTATCGACAACTTCCTCCAATCGAGACCATAATGTGGAAGAAGGAAATAATTATACAGACATACATAGAAATACTTATACAGACATACCAGTCGATTCTCAG AATTCTGACCCAGTCAATATTAATACAACAACAGGAGGAGACATTGGTACTTATGCATCTATCCCTGATGAAATAAAGGGAACTGAG AATTTACAGAATTTTTCAAATGGAGCAAGCGGATCTACTGTTGAGGAGAATAAATATGAAGAACTGCCATGTAGAGTCAAGACCAAGGAAACACAG TTCACTCAAAGTATCCAAAACGAGTATGTAAGGACAAAAAAGAAAGGTAGGCAAAACCAACAGCCAAAAGAGCAACCGAAGATAACAACGGACGATAACAAATATATGTCCGTTCATGGACTCAAGAGACAAGAAGCAAAAGAAGTTGTTCAGGAAAATTCTAATACTCTACAAGTTCCTAAGAACGAATATCATTTGTCGACAGCTAAATATGAATCGATGCATGTCGGtgacactattaacaaaactaagCCACCTGACATTGCCAAAGGGCAAGAGAAAGGATCAGACTCTGTCCAACCTGTTCCGCAATCTAATAATAGAATTCATAGTAATAGCACTGATGaggaaaaaagaaacattatttcaaaaaaGGCGGGAATTAATCATGCAGACCTTTACGAAACTATGGCTAACGTGAAACCTATCGTTCAAACAACTGACCAATCAGCATCCAGACTGGTAACTGATGCGAAACATAATAATTTAGAAGCAGATGGCGACCCTTATATGCACAGCAATAGTGTAGAAAAAGGAAATATTCATGAAGATATGTACGCGTTAAATTGTTTacctttaaagaaaaaaaattccaatCTTGTAAGTAACAATATTCCGAATAGAAATATTGCGAACCATAAGAACCAGATGTCGGATGCATttggaaatacaaatataacgGGAAATCAGATGCCTGAGGaacaaatttatgtaaatacaGATATTTTTAGCAAACCACCTTGTTCTAAAACTAATACTAAAAGCAAGTCTCCGATTTCtacaaacaataaacaagaaAGTATAAATGATAATATTACAATTCAGAATAAAGATAAGAGAGATATCATTATGAGAAGTGTTTCTAAGGGAGATAAAGTATCAGAGGTGGCAACAGCCGTTGGCGAATGTCATTCTGACGGAAATGAATCGGTGGTGCCTAAAGTTGTAGCTGTTGTAGGGTGCAACTCCGATGGTGAAATGGAATCGGGAAATCTTCAAgcggaagccattgtagggtGCCACTCCGATGGACAAAGTGAATCAGAGAACTTTGAAGTTAAAGACAATGCAGGATTTCAGATCAATGAAGAAATGGAACCAAAGGACTTTAAAACTGGCGAGTCCCGGTTGAATCATTCCGCATCGTTTCAGAgtaaacttggacatagactTGAACAGTTGAATAAAAATGGCGACCATGAATCATCAGATGAGGATACTCTTTAA
- the LOC134689717 gene encoding piggyBac transposable element-derived protein 4-like, which produces MATNAWFRVYPPEPDENLDQMRTNPGTKNMPRRNSAPITYFYLMFSISLLKKIVKETNRYANQVIQKKIREHTYHASSRLRLWTKLGKLTLAELKGFLATIFNMGIVRKPTIPMYWVKRSSQQTIWFRKIFSRNRFQLILRFFHLVDNRKTPQRNSDHYNPAAWFKPIVDHANMQFKRYYTPNRELSIDESLVGTKARTVMTQNIPTKAHKFGIKLWMLVEATSGYIIHFLPYRGKRYDPVPANDTQGSHIVKKLMTEADLFHKNYHVFCDNFFTSIPLVRHLKTLRTYFTGTLRANRQMPESLRNPQLRENESLFIRQREIMCVAYKERQNRTTVRFVTSAVKASTPAHGHKPVVSTVYSKYMGGFDLNDMMSGIYDDKRKTKTMWKRLAINIFHRMVLKAYILYTKNTDGKLLSRLEFIQSVIDALAAEQIENRQHRDRNVPAANRPQRIEKLERGKQKNCIVCSRFNQRRRASTKCGKCNKGIHGMCFNQHVCEE; this is translated from the exons atggcaaCTAACGCTTGGTTTAGAGTATATCCACCAGAGCCAGACGAAAACCTAGACCAAATGAGGACTAATCCAGGCACAAAAAACATGCCTAGACGAAATTCTGCGCCTATTACCTATTTCTACTTGATGTTTAGCATCAGTCTTCTGAAGAAAATAGTTAAAGAAACAAACAG GTATGCTAATCAAGTAATACAGAAAAAGATAAGAGAACATACCTACCATGCATCATCGCGTCTAAGGTTGTGGACAAAATTAGGCAAATTAACACTGGCAGAACTTAAAGGATTTTTGGCAACGATTTTTAATATGGGTATTGTTAGGAAACCAACTATTCCCATGTACTGGGTAAAGAGAAGTAGTCAGCAAACAATTTGGTttaggaaaatattttctaggaaTCGTTTCCAACTGATACTCCGTTTTTTTCATCTTGTTGACAACCGGAAAACACCACAGAGAAACTCCGATCACTATAATCCCGCTGCATGGTTTAAACCCATTGTTGATCACGCAAACATGCAATTCAAGAGATATTATACGCCTAACAGGGAACTGTCTATTGATGAGTCTCTAGTCGGTACAAAGGCCAGAACTGTTATGACACAGAACATACCGACGAAAGCGCACAAATTTGGCATTAAGTTATGGATGCTTGTGGAAGCCACCTCAGGATACATAATCCATTTTTTACCTTACCGTGGAAAGCGGTATGACCCCGTACCGGCTAATGATACCCAAGGCAGTCAtatagtaaaaaaattaatgacagAAGCTGATTTATTTCACAAGAATTACCACGTCTTCTGTGATAATTTCTTTACTTCTATTCCGCTTGTTCGACACCTGAAAACGCTTAGAACCTACTTTACGGGAACCCTCCGTGCTAACCGACAAATGCCAGAGTCACTCCGGAACCCTCAGCTGCGGGAAAACGAGTCTTTATTCATTCGACAGAGAGAAATTATGTGCGTTGCCTATAAAGAAAGGCAAAATCGCACAACGGTTCGCTTTGTCACATCCGCCGTAAAAGCATCAACACCAGCACACGGACATAAGCCAGTTGTATCTACCGTTTACAGCAAATACATGGGTGGATTTGACCTTAATGATATGATGAGTGGGATATACGACGACAAACGAAAAACGAAAACAATGTGGAAAAGACTTGCCATCAACATTTTTCACCGTATGGTGCTTAAGGCGTACATTCTTTACACCAAAAACACCGACGGAAAATTACTTTCGAGGTTAGAGTTCATTCAGTCAGTTATTGACGCACTTGCAGCTGAACAAATTGAAAACCGACAACATAGAGACAGAAATGTACCAGCCGCCAACCGACCACAGAGAATCGAGAAACTGGAAAGAGGGAAACAGAAGAATTGTATAGTTTGCTCGCGCTTTAACCAACGCCGTAGGGCAAGTACTAAATGTGGAAAATGCAACAAAGGAATTCATGGCATGTGCTTCAATCAACATGTTTGTgaagaataa